TAAGCCATAAGTATAAAATGGGGAAAAGATAACTAGCAGATAGTATATACACTccttgctagctaacatgatcAAAATAACATAATTCCTaagtatttcatttaaaattcataatATTATACAGTACCTAACCTACAGTCAATGTTGGATAGTAGCTGGCTACAAGAAGTGGTGATACTAGCTTAAGTAGCATGGCAGTAGCTGAGCTAAGTGGTGATACTAGCTTTAGTAGCATGGCAGTAGCTGAGCTAAGTGGTGATACTAGCTTTAGTAGCATGGCAGTAGCTGAGCTAAGTGGTGATACTAGCTTTAGTAGCATGGCAGTAGCTGAGCTATTTTCAAATTAATGTAGTAACTAGTTACTTTTCAGCAAGTAGCGGTGTGGTGtaacaaaactagctagctagatatttTCGAAAACTACCTGAAACAAGAGTTTTTGATGGTTGTTATTTTACTGTCAAGTAATGTTATCTGTTTCTTGCAAAAAGTAGCTTGTAGTGCAACTATCTACTTTAGCAAATGGGTAGTTCAGCTGTATCTTAgttattttgaaattattttgaagTTACACTTGCAAAGTAACTTTCCCAAAACTGTACACATTGTAGGAATGAAGTTGCTCTcttatttctatttcttctGTGTCATCTACACTTTGTTTTACACAGCTTGCTAGTTCAAGAAGCTAGTGACTTTTTGGCTGGGCTCTGTAGGCTTTAGCCTCAACTTACCTCATTGCAGTGTTATAATGTTAGTATTCTGCTGagattacactgaaatattgTGGGAATTGCTTTAAAAATTACTAAGAATTTCATGTGTTAATTCATCTGCACTTGTCTTTGACCTCATAGTTGATTTAGAGCTTGACAGCTTGAAAGGATGCAGGCTTCACAAAGGATAATTTGaggcataaacacacactgcctcagaGTTGAATGCACCAGAACTCACCTTCTGAATGAAGTTCTCCACTTTGTTTTGCAGTCCCCACCACTTGAACTTCACCGTTACCAGTTTGTAGGCACACATGTGCGGACAGTCTGTCTTTTTGGGCAGTTCTTTCTgcaaccacacacagacacacaatgtATGTAAAAAGAAGAAGGCCATAATAAAAGAACAGATATTAAAATAGTATATCGTGCACCTTCCAGTCAGGCCCCAAGGGTCCTCGGCCAGTCTTGGCAGATTTAAACTTGGCCGGATCTTCCTCTGGCTTGTAGTCCTGCAGAGGGCAGCATTACACCACACACGTTACATCTCAAAATCACATGTTCACGTCTCCAATTTTACTCAATCAGCTGCATGACTGAGTGGGGACAACTGAACCCACTGAACCCTTGAGCCAGGCACTTCATCCTCTGTCTAGTGATTTATTTCTGTGGTTTTGGAGTCCTGTCCTGTACAGGTTTCTGATTTCCTGAAGCAACACCTGATCATGACTTTCATGAGCTAGGTCAGTTGCATTAGAccaggaaatgtgtgtgagatcacCTGGACTAGGATTAAGACCTAATGCTGTCACAGCAATGTCGtccataaataattacatactTAAGTCATAACTGTTTAAAACATATTCAAGCAGTTCAACTCATCAGCTATTAAGCTATAAAAAAGCACAGTACATATATACTTGGGATACTATACTGTTTTATAAGGATTTTCCCAAAACCAAAATAGtggttataaaaaatatgttaataggattttagaagaaaaaacacacattaatctAAAGATAATTTAGCCAGAACTTAATCTGATAAAATTGCAGCACGTTCTCATGCTCGAGATGCTCTGGCTCATACTAAATGCCAGAATTTCCTTTGAAGTTCCTGTTTTGGTAAAGACAAATAAGGCTAATggatttaatgtatttttatttattctgcacAATGAATTTAATTCAGAAAGGCTAGGGAACACCTcaatgttttgaaatgtttggACTATGTGTAGAAAAGTTTAAAAGAGATGCCAGTGTAGATTATTCTGCTATGATAATAgtattctaaaactttctgaaCATGAGAAAAGTCTGATATACACTGCAATTATCtcattttaaactgaaaaaatcagcTTGTTTACACGCTATTGAACAATGCAGAATATATTAGAAAATACCACATAACAGGAGTCAGGAAACTGTCATCTTTCAATGCAGGCAAAAATAGTCAGAAGTACAAGTGGGGTATTTTCTTGCAGTAACATTAATATGTGACATACTGATATATAATCAAGCCTGTATTGATCAAGAATAGGTTCTATAAGATATGAAATGTATATACAAGAGTAAGAAAGAAGGGCCTGCAATGAGTTGCACAGTGTTAAGTAAAATTACCCCTGTGCTTTCTGGTAACTTTCCTCAATCTACACTGAAATTGTATAAGTCCCCTGAGCCATgatgatttgtgttttttgacATATGTATTTTTAGACAAGccaaaataaattcaattccAGCTCTGATGACCCCTCCTGACtgcatgtgaatgtgtttatGTTCAAGACTGTTCAACTGTATGTTGTATATTCAGGGggtttaaaatgagaaataataaccttttctttcttcctttttttattcagcCAGACAAGACTCTCGTTCTTACCTTTGGCTCCACCTGAGTTCTGTCAGCAATGTCAAGATACACCACATCAACCTTCTTCCAGGTGTCAGGGTCCAGACCGTGTACCTGCACAGGCcaagcaaaacacacactcgaAGTCACATTCAGTTCCTCTGAGAAAGGGTGACCCCAGCAGTGACCTTTCAGCCAAATAAAGAGTACTCACATTCTCCTGATGACCCATGTCAGGTTTATGCCATGTTTCTATCTTGATGAGGAAATTCTCTTTCATGTACTCATTCTGCAGGATAAGagcattgttattattagtacaCAGTATagaaaatacagtcaggtccataaatattgggacagtgacacagttttggtaattttgcctctgtacaccaccacagtggatttgaaatgaagcagtcaagatgtgactgaagcgtagactttcagctttaattcaaggggtttaacaaaaatattgcataactggtagtcattgactgcaaaggatttacctccaagtaataaaaataatcctaatatttatgattatattagtttgtcccattacttttgagcctgtgaaaatggaggaactctgtaaaaaatggctgtaattcctaaacggttaatgcaatatttttgttaaaccccttgaattaaagctgaaagtctacgcttcagtcacatcttgactgcttcatttcaaatccactgtggtggtgtacagaggcaaaattaccaaaactgtgtcactgtcccaatatttatggacctgactgtacatcaCAATGAAGTGATATTTGACatttattggtgtgtgtgtgcgcagtggcctgtgtatgtgtgaagtGAAGTATAGGTGGTCATCTACTCACCGTGATTACTGTAGAAAGGGGGAGCAATGATAAGGAAAGAGAAAGGACACGTCAGATATATTTTATAGTATCTACAGTACATTTCTCTATAAAGTGTATGttcacatgtacagtatatactacacaaaaatttacaaaacagtttgtgtgtgtgggcataAGGGAGGGAGGAtatcacaacaacaacatcaacaacaacaacaacaacaacaatggtTTTCCTCATGGGCAGCCAAACCTCCCCACAAGGAtaagaatatctgacagttttgaactTGTGGGGAGGTTTGGCTGCCCACAAGGAAaacttttgttattgttgttgctgttgttttaacAATAATGcagctattattttatttataaattgaaAGAGTCAAAAGGTAattgaggttaaggttagggctAGGTTTAgttgtagcatagcattaattagctgcattaatttaattatgtcaatggaatttcctcacaaggatagtaagacaaaggtgtgtgcatgtgtgtgtgtgtgtgtgtgtgtgtgtgtgtgccatcaGGGTAACCTCAGTTCCCTGTGCTGTAACTCCACTCCCACTCTGCTCAATCAGTTAATTATTTAACAGAGAGATAGAAGTaggtgattgtgtgtgtgtgtgtgtgtgtgtgtgctacctgTGCGGCAGTATGGGTAAGCATTCCAGGCTTTCTCATGAATGTTGAGAGCTGATGCTGGTGCTAGCATTCTCACAAATGATGGAACTttactaaaaaacaaaaacagcaaaacagaaaacTGGATTGAAAAGAGGCTTGTGTGACACAGTGTGTCTCTCACGTGGTATATATGATACACGTGTTTtacacgtatgtgtgtgtgcatgtgataaCTCACCTCTGCAGGTgatatattttgtgtgtatattggCCTTTTTCTCCATCCTTCTCATATGGTTCATTCTTCAGAACTTCCACGCCCTCTCCTCCCCCTGTCTCATTCTTACTTGCCTCGGCTACTGAGTACAGCTGACCTACCTGgtactgtacaacacacacacacacacacacacacacacacacacacacacacatatagacacaATAAGACAGCAGCTTCAGctcaaaacaatgaaacaatcTCTGTGATATTTGGAATTCATAATTACAAATACAGAAACCCAAATAATACTTTTCAATTAAGAAGACGTTTGAGTCTACATAAATTCAATATCGCTTTTTAATTCCATCATTCGAGTAtgactgctgtctctctcactttctccctcCCCGTTCTCTATTTTCTCCCCTTTGGCCATTATTTCATGTAGTGCACACACTGTGCATGCTGAACAAAGGCTTCTTTCACTCCTTAATCACCTCTAACATTGTGCAGAAGATCCTAAGATCACATACAGTTCACTAACCAGGCAagattgtttaaaaaacaaatgcagaaatGAGCAAGAAGAACAGAAATGTAATTGTGCAAATGAGTTCAAGCATATTAGTGAGGGGGGACTTAAGGCTTTGTTACAATAAGCTGATTTCACTCTGCGGCAACCCTTTGCAATTAGTCCTGAGAGAAATCTTACGGATGTTTTATACCAGATAAAGACCATACAAGCTCACACTGAACTTTGAGATCATACCGAATTTACATTTCAGTGCAAAAGAGATCAACAATCAAATATTGCTCCTCCCTCTGTGGCTCAGTCACTGAGTTACtgcaacaaaattaaaaatactaattCTTACTATTAGGCAAAGAGTGTGTCGTGTTTTTAGTGTGTTCAGTTTCCATAAATACAAGAATGGCTTCACgacaaattacatttccatatTGTTTAACCAGTTACCACTTGCAATTGTGATATTAAACCAACAATTTTCATGGATCATTGAGAGTTTATGAATTACATCCACCTGTGCAGGGTTGTGATCCCTTAATATCAAACTGCTACTAAACCAAAAGCAGTGATTCAGCTTGTGTTTTGGCTATATTTAGGCTGTATTCACATTCACCCAGCCTCATTGCTCAACACATTACTTTGCTCAGATTCAATAACAGTTCAGATTATCCATACATGTTATAAGTGTAAACAGACCTCTGCCATGAGCCAACCTGCAAGCACATATTTTCCAGATCAATAGCATGCATGAGCCACAAATTTATGAGACAATCAATAATTGTAGtggcaataaaataaatgacctAACAACACAAGATTATTTACTTTGAAGGTTGGCTGGCACTAGTGCCAGTGCTGAATTACTTTCTATAACATTAATCAGGTATGAGACAACATGCAAGTATCCAGCAGAATCAGCTGGATACTAGAGCTGCAACTACAGATTATTGTGGTTTTTGAACATTCGGCTGAACAATGGCCAATATTCAAAAATTCTATATCTATAAGAAAAGCTGAAGATTTGATTAATTTGAATGATTTCTTAAAAGAAACCCATCAACAGAAtacaatcaaaataaaaaaggttaaaaCTGAAAACATATACATAATCAActtatttacagttatttacacGGAGGtaacaaaaatgacaataaaattataagtgATTATCAAATTTCATTTCTAATACTGAGTACTCATACCTACTGAGTTTTTAATCTACATGTTTTTTACTGCCTAATAAAAGTTGCATTTAATTCTAGACTTTCAGCAATGCAAACTTGCAGACCGGACATATAGAAAACTTTCACACTGCACCTGTTGTTAAGACTGTTACTGTCaccatgaaatattttaataaaatagcaaCACATACTTAATTTATGGTGACTTCAATCATATCAGTTGTTTTGCCTATTACAGTATGGTTAAATGCTGTTTTACTAATGGCTAGGTTAATGCTAGTCAATGTTACAGAGCTCTTACTGATGGCCTCACTAAAATGTGTCCTTGCAAGTTGTGCTATTGTGGCAGGctatttcattttttgcatAGATTCCACTGAATGTTCCTTCCCAAAACATAGTAGGTTTCAAGTATTCAGTTGGATGGAGCTACTACACTACAGTGAAATATGAGAGAAAAAGGATTTTTACCAACCACGTAAAGAACACGCTGTGTGGCAATGAGGTATGTCTATGGAATTTAGGGTTTTAATAGTATCAGTGTCaataattgaaaatattttgccattttctaattattttaattactgaactttatttaatatttgttgtCTTggatatatatacatgcatgcCAAAATCTTTTAACAAAGTCACATAGTGGCATATTACATCTTAGTCTTTCCATTAAGTACCTT
This is a stretch of genomic DNA from Pangasianodon hypophthalmus isolate fPanHyp1 chromosome 17, fPanHyp1.pri, whole genome shotgun sequence. It encodes these proteins:
- the pitpnab gene encoding phosphatidylinositol transfer protein alpha isoform, yielding MLIKEFRVILPISVEEYQVGQLYSVAEASKNETGGGEGVEVLKNEPYEKDGEKGQYTHKIYHLQSKVPSFVRMLAPASALNIHEKAWNAYPYCRTVITNEYMKENFLIKIETWHKPDMGHQENVHGLDPDTWKKVDVVYLDIADRTQVEPKDYKPEEDPAKFKSAKTGRGPLGPDWKKELPKKTDCPHMCAYKLVTVKFKWWGLQNKVENFIQKQEKRLFTNFHRQLFCWIDNWIELNMDDIRRMEEETRKELDEMRVKDPVKGMVALED